From one Lotus japonicus ecotype B-129 chromosome 3, LjGifu_v1.2 genomic stretch:
- the LOC130742903 gene encoding early nodulin-like protein 3 translates to MTMGSYHQFLCPILLIISMVILASSSSSQAYKFIVGGKDGWVVKPSEKYSHWAERNRFQVNDTLYFKYKKGSDSVAVVTKEDYDACNPKNPIHIMDGGDSTFQFDRSGPFFFISGNVENCQHGQKLIVVVLAVIHNQHHHSDQSPSPSAPPSSPVPPPAEAQPHVRSGPSPMPSPGPSGIEAPAPAPASHSGSTRLGGVALGVSVGVALLFFV, encoded by the exons ATGACTATGGGGTCTTATCACCAATTTCTATGCCCAATTCTTTTGATAATTTCCATGGTGATTCTCGCCTCTTCATCATCCTCTCAAGCATACAAATTCATTGTTGGAGGCAAAGATGGCTGGGTGGTGAAGCCCTCAGAAAAATACAGCCATTGGGCAGAAAGAAACCGATTTCAAGTCAATGATACCCTTT ATTTCAAGTACAAGAAAGGATCTGATTCAGTGGCAGTGGTTACAAAAGAAGACTATGATGCATGCAACCCCAAGAACCCCATTCACATAATGGACGGTGGAGATTCAACGTTCCAATTTGATAGATCAGGTCCCTTTTTCTTCATCAGTGGCAACGTTGAGAACTGCCAACATGGTCAAAAGCTGATTGTTGTAGTTCTGGCGGTCATACACAACCAGCACCACCACAGTGATCAATCACCATCTCCATCTGCACCGCCGTCATCCCCCGTGCCTCCTCCAGCGGAAGCTCAACCACATGTTAGGAGCGGCCCATCCCCAATGCCGAGTCCAGGCCCATCCGGCATAGAGGCCCCGGCACCGGCTCCGGCAAGTCATTCGGGTTCTACAAGGCTTGGTGGTGTCGCTTTGGGTGTTAGTGTTGGGGTGGCTTTGTTGTTCTTTGTTTAA
- the LOC130744906 gene encoding F-box protein CPR1-like — protein sequence MKKKKIPTLPDDLVTKILLLLPVKSLLRSKSVCKSWRSLISNPHFAKSHFDLAATEPTHRVLLCTKINSHSAIESLDLDAPLTDNSSVARLNLKVPNFYSFDTLGSCRGFILLADLENHVFIVWNPSTGVRVKIPLSVAFLYDPHSPTVTRNLISASFTTLIGKGIGYDESRDDYLIVLMGLDKYSCLRIEAFSLKMNASYCICGIGVGYDKLGRDDYNYSFGLFFNQSLHWLVMSKARQVPVVLAFNLIDRRLSEILLPAESLALSPQFLNIMGGWLSLCFEGYDETKIWVMKEYNVHSSWTLYYHLALENTRYESCAPIWFTKGVNVLGSARGGLIKFNVEGELIERRACRACDLKLMHYDIYRESLLSLPSYFAKDEEEAPTDEKSKQETVREPGRRSKKKISCHRRWTIEN from the coding sequence atgaagaagaagaagatcccAACCCTACCTGACGATTTGGTCACAAAAATCCTGTTGCTGCTACCAGTGAAATCTCTACTCCGTTCCAAATCCGTCTGTAAATCCTGGCGCTCTCTCATCTCTAATCCCCATTTCGCCAAATCACATTTTGACCTAGCTGCCACCGAACCCACCCACCGTGTTCTTCTCtgtaccaaaatcaattctcattCCGCCATTGAATCATTGGATTTAGATGCCCCATTAACCGATAACTCTTCTGTGGCGCGCCTGAACCTCAAAGTTCCAAACTTTTATAGTTTTGACACATTGGGTTCTTGCAGAGGGTTTATACTGTTAGCTGATTTGGAAAACCATGTTTTCATTGTTTGGAATCCATCAACTGGTGTTCGCGTGAAAATTCCGCTGTCTGTTGCTTTCTTGTATGATCCACACTCACCAACTGTTACCCGGAATTTAATTTCAGCTAGTTTTACTACCTTGATTGGTAAGGGTATTGGGTATGATGAATCTAGGGATGATTATTTGATAGTTCTTATGGGATTGGATAAGTATTCGTGTCTTCGAATCGAGGCTTTTTCGTTGAAAATGAATGCATCATACTGCATTTGTGGTATTGGGGTTGGATATGATAAACTCGGGCGTGATGATTATAATTATAGTTTTGGCTTGTTCTTTAACCAGTCTCTTCATTGGTTGGTTATGTCTAAGGCTAGACAGGTTCCGGTAGTTCTTGCTTTTAATCTGATTGATAGGAGGTTATCGGAGATTCTTCTGCCGGCTGAGTCGTTGGCATTGTCTCCTCAATTTTTGAATATAATGGGAGGATGGCTCAGTTTGTGTTTTGAAGGCTATGATGAGACAAAGATATGGGTCATGAAAGAATATAATGTGCACTCTTCCTGGACTTTATATTATCATCTGGCTCTTGAGAATACTCGTTATGAATCCTGTGCCCCGATATGGTTCACTAAAGGTGTTAATGTTTTGGGTTCCGCTAGGGGAGGattaatcaaatttaatgtcGAGGGAGAGTTGATTGAGCGTCGTGCATGTAGGGCATGTGATTTGAAACTAATGCATTATGATATTTATAGGGAGAGTCTACTATCACTGCCTAGTTACTTTGCGAAAGATGAGGAGGAAGCACCAACAGATGAAAAGTCAAAGCAGGAGACGGTGAGGGAGCCCGGGAGGAGGAGTAAAAAGAAGATAAGCTGCCACAGAAGATGGACGATCGAAAATTAG
- the LOC130742900 gene encoding mitochondrial import inner membrane translocase subunit PAM16 like 2-like: MATRILANLIVMGGGMFAKAVVKAYHEALAKALQNGVAQETLQNTVRGARKMMTEQEARQILGVTEGTPWGEILQKYDNLFEKNSEKGSFYLQSKVHRAKECLEAVHR, from the exons ATG GCTACAAGGATTCTTGCTAACTTGATTGTTATGGGTGGGGGAATGTTCGCTAAAGCAGTTGTTAAGGCATATCATGAAGCACTTGCTA AGGCCTTACAAAATGGTGTTGCCCAAGAGACATTACAAAATACTGTCCGCGGAGCTAGAAAAATGATGACAGAGCAAGAGGCTCGGCAGATTCTTGGTGTTACTGAGGGAACTCCCTGGGGGGAGATTCTCCAG AAATATGACAATTTGTTTGAGAAAAATTCCGAAAAAGGGAGTTTTTACCTCCAGTCTAAAGTTCACCGGGCTAAGGAATGTCTGGAGGCTGTCCATCGCTGA
- the LOC130746807 gene encoding 14 kDa proline-rich protein DC2.15-like: MASKAAILLALNLVFFFAVVSSTNVPCSPPTKGHKNTPSTKPPSTKQPSCPRDTIKLGVCADVLGLINVQLGKPPKTPCCSLLEGLVDLEAAVCLCTALKANVLGINLNLPINLSLILNYCGKGVPKGFVCY, from the coding sequence ATGGCTTCCAAGGCTGCTATTCTCCTCGCTCTCAACCTTGTCTTCTTCTTCGCAGTGGTTAGCTCCACAAATGTCCCATGCTCCCCACCAACCAAGGGTCACAAAAACACACCCTCCACAAAACCACCCTCCACAAAGCAACCTAGTTGCCCAAGGGACACTATCAAGTTAGGTGTGTGTGCTGATGTGTTGGGTCTGATCAATGTGCAGCTTGGAAAGCCACCAAAGACCCCATGCTGCTCCCTCCTTGAGGGACTTGTTGATCTTGAAGCTGCTGTGTGCCTTTGCACTGCTCTCAAGGCTAATGTGCTTGGAATCAACCTTAACCTCCCCATCAACTTGAGCTTGATTCTCAACTACTGTGGAAAGGGGGTCCCTAAGGGATTCGTAtgctattaa